A genomic window from Leptolyngbya sp. BL0902 includes:
- the hemW gene encoding radical SAM family heme chaperone HemW: protein MIPAPRSAYVHIPFCRRRCFYCDFPISVLGNQRRGETSLSVEGYVETLCREIQATPNLGANLGASLQTVFFGGGTPSLLSVAQVERILAVLNQRFGIDPGAEISMEMDPGTFDLDHLKGYLAVGVNRISLGVQALDDAILESCGRYHRVADVHQTVDWLHHVAMPNWSLDLISGLPHLTMDIWEAGLEKAVDLGPHHLSVYDLTVEPQTVFAKRYQPGDAPLPTDQQTTAMYRTAQCHLTAQGYEHYEVSNYAKPGHRCRHNLTYWRNQPYYGFGLGATSYTQHQRVSRPRTLATYGEWVKDFQASGSVYEESPTPALEQLLDRLMVGLRLAEGIGGDEVRSLCDAATWDKLYAALEPHIQAGWVVMEGDRWDNVQRIRLSDPEGFLFSNVVLVDVFQVLDQDDSP, encoded by the coding sequence ATGATTCCTGCTCCTCGTTCGGCCTACGTCCACATTCCCTTTTGTCGGCGGCGGTGTTTTTATTGCGATTTCCCCATTTCGGTGTTGGGCAACCAGCGCAGGGGCGAAACGTCGCTGTCTGTGGAAGGTTATGTGGAAACCCTGTGTAGGGAAATTCAGGCTACGCCGAACTTGGGGGCAAATCTGGGGGCATCGCTGCAAACGGTGTTTTTTGGCGGGGGTACGCCTTCACTGCTGTCGGTGGCTCAGGTGGAGCGGATTTTGGCGGTGTTGAATCAGCGGTTTGGGATTGATCCAGGGGCGGAAATTTCCATGGAAATGGATCCCGGCACCTTTGATTTGGATCACCTGAAGGGCTACCTGGCGGTGGGGGTGAACCGCATTAGCCTGGGGGTGCAGGCGTTGGATGACGCGATTTTAGAAAGCTGTGGCCGCTACCATCGGGTGGCGGATGTGCATCAAACCGTGGACTGGCTGCACCACGTCGCCATGCCCAACTGGAGTTTGGATTTGATTTCGGGCCTGCCCCATTTGACGATGGACATTTGGGAAGCGGGGCTGGAAAAGGCCGTTGACCTAGGGCCACATCATCTATCGGTGTATGACCTCACGGTAGAGCCGCAGACGGTGTTTGCCAAGCGCTACCAGCCGGGGGATGCGCCTCTGCCGACGGATCAGCAAACGACGGCGATGTATCGCACCGCCCAGTGCCATCTCACCGCCCAGGGCTACGAGCATTATGAGGTCTCGAATTACGCCAAACCGGGGCACCGTTGTCGGCACAATCTCACCTATTGGCGCAACCAGCCCTACTACGGCTTTGGGTTGGGGGCGACGAGCTATACGCAGCATCAGCGGGTTAGTCGGCCCCGCACCTTGGCCACCTATGGCGAATGGGTGAAGGATTTTCAGGCATCGGGCAGCGTTTACGAGGAATCTCCCACGCCCGCCCTGGAGCAGTTGTTAGATCGCCTGATGGTGGGGCTTCGGTTGGCGGAGGGCATCGGCGGCGATGAGGTGCGGTCGCTGTGTGATGCGGCCACTTGGGACAAGCTTTATGCGGCGTTAGAACCTCACATTCAAGCGGGTTGGGTGGTGATGGAGGGCGACCGTTGGGACAACGTGCAGCGCATTCGCCTCAGTGATCCCGAAGGTTTTCTGTTCTCCAATGTGGTGCTGGTGGACGTGTTTCAGGTGTTGGATCAAGACGATAGTCCCTAG
- the rpaB gene encoding response regulator transcription factor RpaB: MESNKEKILVVDDEASIRRILETRLSMIGYDVVTAADGEEALDTFRKEIPDLVVLDVMMPKLDGYGVCQELRKESDIPIIMLTALGDVADRITGLELGADDYVVKPFSPKELEARIRSVLRRVDKTGMSGIPSSGVISVNTIRIDTNKRQVYKGDERIRLTGMEFSLLELLVSRSGEPFSRSEILQEVWGYTPERHVDTRVVDVHISRLRAKLEDDPSNPELILTARGTGYLFQRIVEPGEE, encoded by the coding sequence TTGGAAAGCAACAAAGAAAAAATTCTCGTTGTCGATGATGAGGCCAGCATTCGCCGCATCCTCGAAACCCGCCTGTCCATGATTGGCTACGATGTCGTCACCGCCGCCGATGGGGAAGAAGCCCTCGACACCTTCCGCAAGGAAATCCCCGACCTGGTGGTGCTGGACGTGATGATGCCCAAACTGGACGGCTACGGCGTCTGCCAGGAACTCCGCAAAGAGTCCGACATTCCCATCATCATGCTCACCGCCCTAGGCGACGTGGCCGACCGGATCACAGGCCTAGAACTGGGTGCCGACGACTATGTGGTCAAGCCCTTCTCCCCCAAGGAGCTAGAGGCCCGCATTCGCTCCGTGCTGCGCCGGGTGGACAAAACCGGGATGTCCGGCATTCCTAGCTCTGGCGTCATTTCCGTCAACACCATCCGCATCGACACCAACAAACGCCAGGTCTACAAAGGCGACGAGCGGATTCGGCTCACGGGCATGGAATTTAGCCTGCTAGAACTGCTGGTCAGCCGTTCCGGGGAACCCTTCTCCCGCTCCGAAATTCTGCAAGAGGTGTGGGGCTACACCCCCGAACGCCATGTGGATACCCGCGTGGTGGATGTCCACATTTCCCGCCTACGGGCCAAGCTAGAAGATGACCCCAGCAACCCCGAACTAATCCTCACCGCACGGGGCACAGGCTACCTGTTCCAGCGGATTGTGGAACCTGGGGAAGAGTAG
- the grxC gene encoding glutaredoxin 3 encodes MSPTVEIYTWTYCPFCIRAKALLDRKGIEYTEYCIDGDETARSEMAKRANGRRSVPQVFINNHHVGGCDDLHALNAQGGIEPLLEAAPAV; translated from the coding sequence ATGTCCCCCACCGTTGAAATCTACACCTGGACGTATTGCCCCTTCTGCATTCGCGCCAAGGCGTTGCTAGATCGCAAGGGCATCGAATACACCGAATACTGCATCGATGGCGATGAAACGGCCCGCAGCGAAATGGCCAAACGCGCCAATGGTCGTCGCTCGGTACCCCAAGTGTTCATCAACAATCACCACGTCGGCGGCTGTGATGACCTCCATGCCCTCAATGCCCAGGGCGGGATTGAACCCCTGCTAGAAGCGGCCCCTGCGGTTTAG
- a CDS encoding two-component system response regulator, producing the protein MKSLGERATILVVDDTPENLSFMSGLLKDFYRVKVANNGEKALAIVQSDNPPDLVLLDIMMPGIDGYDVCYSIKASHRTADIPIIFLTAKSEVEDERKGLDLGAADYITKPVSPPILLARVKTQLALKASADFLRDKNAFLEQEVFRRTQENQAIQDVTIQLMASLAETRDNETGNHIRRTQNYVKILAEHLKDHPRFCYFLSDAIIQHLYKSAPLHDIGKVGIPDHILLKPGRLTPEEFEIMKTHTTLGRDAITQAEKSLGMTVDFLKLAKEIAYSHQEKWDGTGYPEGLTGDNIPISARLMALADVYDALISRRVYKEPIPHEEAVAIIQGQRGSHFDPDMVDAFLEIQSEFQAIAQRFVDP; encoded by the coding sequence ATGAAAAGCCTAGGGGAACGGGCAACGATTCTGGTAGTAGATGACACCCCAGAGAATCTTTCCTTTATGAGTGGCTTATTGAAAGATTTTTATCGAGTTAAGGTGGCGAACAATGGTGAAAAAGCCCTTGCTATTGTGCAGTCTGATAATCCTCCTGATTTAGTTTTACTAGATATTATGATGCCGGGGATAGATGGCTATGACGTTTGCTACTCCATCAAGGCAAGCCACCGAACTGCCGACATTCCCATCATTTTCTTGACTGCTAAGTCGGAAGTTGAAGATGAGCGAAAGGGCCTAGATTTAGGGGCAGCAGATTACATCACTAAGCCCGTTAGTCCACCAATTCTGCTTGCTAGGGTAAAAACTCAGCTTGCTCTCAAGGCTTCAGCAGATTTCCTGCGTGACAAAAATGCCTTTCTAGAACAGGAGGTTTTTCGTCGCACCCAGGAAAATCAGGCAATTCAAGATGTTACAATTCAGCTCATGGCTTCCCTCGCTGAAACTCGCGACAACGAAACAGGAAATCACATCCGACGCACTCAAAACTACGTAAAGATCTTAGCAGAACACCTCAAGGATCATCCCCGATTCTGCTACTTTCTCAGCGATGCCATCATTCAGCATCTCTATAAGTCTGCCCCCCTCCATGACATTGGCAAGGTCGGTATCCCCGATCATATTTTGCTAAAGCCTGGTCGCCTGACGCCGGAAGAATTTGAAATTATGAAAACCCATACCACCCTGGGTCGTGATGCCATTACTCAAGCAGAAAAAAGTCTGGGAATGACGGTGGATTTCCTGAAGCTGGCTAAGGAAATTGCCTATTCTCACCAGGAAAAATGGGATGGAACGGGTTATCCTGAGGGGCTGACTGGAGACAACATTCCCATCTCTGCCCGACTGATGGCCCTTGCGGATGTCTATGATGCCCTCATCAGTCGTCGAGTTTACAAAGAACCCATCCCTCACGAAGAGGCAGTGGCAATAATTCAAGGCCAACGCGGTTCCCATTTTGATCCCGATATGGTGGATGCCTTTCTTGAGATTCAGTCGGAATTCCAGGCTATTGCCCAGCGCTTTGTCGATCCTTAA
- a CDS encoding histidine phosphatase family protein, with protein MAVTAFRYWIGLGLALGALGCSAMVRHSPSSEPPLVPALKAPTASVADLATSLPPSVPATVWDYLRQGDQRLYVVLLRHALAPGTGDPANFRLGDCATQRNLSEAGRQQAIAIGQAFRQQGVTVEGVLSSQWCRCLETAELLGLGPVEPFAPLNSFFRDRRTTDSQTAAVEAYLRQQPQGVLIMVTHQVNITALTGIFPPSGHGVVVAVEENQPFTTIGTLETLAP; from the coding sequence ATGGCGGTAACGGCGTTCCGATACTGGATTGGCCTGGGTCTGGCGCTGGGGGCTCTAGGCTGTAGCGCCATGGTGCGGCATAGCCCCTCATCCGAGCCTCCGCTTGTCCCTGCACTCAAGGCTCCTACGGCTTCTGTCGCCGATTTGGCAACGTCTCTACCGCCCTCGGTGCCTGCTACGGTGTGGGATTACCTGAGGCAGGGGGATCAGCGTCTCTATGTGGTGCTGTTGCGCCATGCCCTGGCTCCCGGTACAGGGGATCCGGCTAACTTCCGACTAGGCGACTGTGCCACCCAGCGCAACCTTTCTGAGGCAGGGCGACAGCAAGCCATCGCTATTGGTCAAGCCTTTCGACAGCAAGGGGTGACGGTGGAGGGGGTACTGTCTAGCCAGTGGTGCCGCTGTTTAGAAACTGCTGAACTCCTGGGGTTAGGCCCGGTGGAGCCCTTCGCACCGCTGAATTCCTTTTTTCGAGATCGGCGCACCACCGATAGCCAAACTGCTGCGGTGGAAGCCTACCTGCGCCAGCAACCCCAAGGTGTGCTGATCATGGTGACGCATCAGGTTAACATCACGGCGCTGACGGGCATTTTCCCTCCCTCGGGCCATGGAGTGGTGGTGGCCGTAGAGGAGAATCAACCCTTCACGACTATCGGGACGTTGGAAACCCTTGCACCCTAG
- the radA gene encoding DNA repair protein RadA translates to MPKSRSIFVCNECGAESSQYYGRCPVCGSWNSLVEQALPAKESASARLPGVSRGRSAATSTKTTQQPRLALTLNQIEDHPQMRLPSGYGELDRVLGGGIVPGSLVLLGGDPGIGKSTLLLQVANQLAMRQRVLYVCAEESGQQVKLRWQRLGQGESGGGSRESGGKAKGKRQKAKGGEDWDESEDSGLEEVSGGKGQLYLLPEIDLETILMELESLRPTVAIIDSIQALYYATLTSAPGSVSQVRECTSALMQLAKRANISLFIVGHVTKEGAIAGPKVLEHLVDTVLYFEGDRFASHRLLRSVKNRFGATHELGVFEMVDRGLAEISNPSALFLGNRDEQVPGIATIVACEGTRPLVVELQSLVSPTSYSSPRRSTTGIEFNRLLQILAVLEKRVGIPLSKLDAYVASSGGLTVAEPAADLGVAISVVASFRDRLVDPELVLIGEVGLGGQVRPISQLELRLKEAVKLGFKKAIVPKGQNVKVDGLTIVEVSRVVDAIAHALKG, encoded by the coding sequence ATGCCTAAATCCCGGTCGATCTTTGTCTGCAACGAGTGCGGGGCCGAGTCCTCTCAGTACTATGGCCGCTGCCCGGTGTGCGGGAGCTGGAACTCCCTGGTGGAGCAGGCACTCCCCGCCAAGGAATCCGCCTCAGCCCGATTGCCGGGGGTCTCCCGTGGACGCAGTGCCGCCACATCCACCAAAACGACCCAACAGCCCCGTTTGGCGCTGACCCTCAACCAAATCGAAGACCATCCCCAAATGCGCCTGCCCTCCGGCTATGGGGAACTAGATCGGGTGCTGGGGGGCGGTATTGTGCCCGGTTCTCTGGTGCTGCTGGGGGGCGATCCGGGGATTGGCAAATCGACCTTGCTTTTACAGGTGGCGAACCAGTTGGCGATGCGACAGCGGGTGCTGTATGTGTGCGCGGAGGAATCGGGGCAGCAGGTGAAGTTGCGCTGGCAGCGGTTGGGGCAGGGAGAATCGGGGGGCGGGAGTCGGGAGTCAGGGGGGAAGGCAAAAGGCAAAAGGCAAAAGGCAAAAGGGGGAGAAGATTGGGATGAGTCCGAAGATTCGGGCTTGGAGGAAGTCTCTGGGGGTAAAGGGCAGTTGTATTTGCTGCCAGAGATTGATTTAGAGACAATTTTGATGGAATTGGAGTCGCTGCGGCCCACGGTGGCGATTATTGACAGTATTCAGGCGCTTTACTACGCTACACTCACCTCGGCTCCGGGGTCGGTGTCCCAGGTGCGGGAATGTACTTCGGCGCTGATGCAGTTGGCCAAACGGGCGAATATTTCTCTATTTATTGTCGGTCACGTCACCAAGGAGGGCGCGATTGCTGGCCCCAAGGTGCTGGAGCATTTGGTAGATACGGTGCTGTACTTCGAGGGGGATCGCTTTGCCAGCCATCGCCTGCTGCGGTCGGTGAAAAACCGCTTTGGAGCCACCCACGAACTGGGCGTCTTTGAAATGGTGGATCGAGGGCTGGCGGAAATCAGCAACCCCTCGGCCCTGTTTTTGGGCAATCGAGATGAGCAGGTGCCCGGAATTGCCACCATCGTCGCCTGCGAGGGCACACGCCCCCTGGTTGTAGAATTGCAGTCCCTCGTTAGCCCCACCAGCTACAGTTCGCCGCGTCGGTCTACCACGGGGATTGAGTTCAATCGGCTGCTGCAAATTCTGGCGGTACTGGAAAAGCGGGTGGGCATTCCCCTCTCCAAACTCGATGCCTATGTGGCCTCCTCCGGTGGGCTGACCGTTGCAGAACCCGCCGCCGACTTGGGCGTGGCCATTTCCGTAGTAGCCAGCTTCCGGGATCGCCTAGTAGATCCCGAACTCGTCCTCATCGGCGAAGTCGGTCTCGGCGGACAGGTGCGTCCCATTTCCCAGTTGGAATTGCGCCTCAAGGAAGCCGTCAAGCTCGGTTTCAAAAAAGCCATCGTCCCCAAAGGCCAAAACGTAAAAGTAGATGGCCTCACCATTGTGGAAGTGTCGCGAGTGGTGGATGCTATCGCCCATGCGCTGAAGGGATGA
- a CDS encoding DUF433 domain-containing protein, whose protein sequence is MCQPESSFHFPDRQAMNMTLDELRTHLLALTPAEKTEIVHLLVQSLGNSWPGIEKVSGVVGGDACLVGTRIPVWDLVQYRHLGASDAKILEAYPQLTATHLAQAWSYAEAHPEEIQRAIEQNEAA, encoded by the coding sequence ATGTGTCAGCCGGAATCAAGCTTTCACTTTCCTGATCGCCAAGCCATGAACATGACCCTCGACGAACTGCGTACTCACTTGCTGGCGCTGACCCCAGCGGAGAAGACAGAAATCGTCCATTTGCTGGTGCAAAGTTTGGGCAATAGCTGGCCAGGGATTGAAAAAGTGTCCGGCGTGGTCGGGGGAGATGCTTGCCTGGTGGGGACTCGCATTCCGGTGTGGGATTTGGTGCAGTACCGCCATTTGGGGGCCTCCGATGCCAAGATTCTAGAAGCCTATCCCCAACTCACCGCCACCCATCTAGCCCAAGCCTGGAGCTATGCCGAGGCCCATCCAGAGGAAATTCAGCGCGCCATCGAGCAAAATGAGGCGGCATAG
- a CDS encoding response regulator — protein sequence MTMNTDYALDDLDRATILVVDDTPDNLTFISGLLRDHYRVKVATSGEKAMLIAQVEPHPDLILLDILMPGLDGYEVCQQLKADSKTKQIPIIFLTVKSDIEDERRGLELGAADYITKPVSPPILMARVKTQLNLKASYDSLQNLLRSREDMVNMIIHDLRNPITNILMLSEIFLENTDLPSQKLRKHLDIIWRSGQKLRTLVDDLLIKAKLESGHFILDRQKADLGELCQMALSEVQEIAGQKNLALDLSLPAQKVSPAYVDPVLIRRSVENLLSNAIKYSPSHSTIHLKLVYASPTQAMIQVTDEGPGVNAELRQRIFDKYEIGTLMQGVSQIGLGLAFCKLVVEAHGGTITVEDNQPRGAIFSITIETKEPNE from the coding sequence ATGACTATGAACACCGATTATGCCTTGGATGATCTAGATCGGGCTACTATCTTAGTTGTTGATGACACCCCTGACAATCTCACTTTTATTAGCGGGCTGCTGCGGGATCACTATCGCGTCAAGGTAGCTACCAGCGGTGAAAAAGCTATGCTCATTGCCCAGGTTGAGCCCCATCCAGATTTAATTTTGCTAGATATTTTGATGCCTGGATTAGATGGCTATGAGGTCTGCCAACAACTCAAGGCTGATTCAAAGACAAAACAAATCCCTATTATTTTTCTTACTGTAAAGTCCGACATTGAAGATGAGCGTCGAGGATTAGAACTCGGTGCAGCAGACTACATTACAAAACCCGTGAGCCCACCAATTTTAATGGCTAGAGTAAAAACTCAACTTAACCTCAAAGCCTCCTACGATAGCCTCCAAAATCTCCTGCGATCTAGAGAAGATATGGTGAATATGATTATCCATGATCTTCGTAATCCAATCACTAATATTCTAATGCTGTCAGAGATTTTCTTAGAGAATACTGATCTGCCATCCCAAAAACTACGGAAACATCTGGATATTATTTGGCGCAGCGGCCAGAAACTACGCACCCTAGTCGATGATCTGTTGATCAAGGCCAAACTTGAGTCAGGACACTTTATCCTTGATCGCCAAAAGGCTGACTTGGGGGAATTATGCCAGATGGCCCTCAGCGAAGTTCAGGAAATTGCAGGACAGAAAAATCTAGCCCTCGACCTTAGCTTGCCAGCGCAAAAGGTATCCCCAGCCTATGTTGATCCGGTCTTAATTCGTCGCTCAGTGGAAAATCTTCTTTCTAACGCAATTAAATACTCCCCTAGCCATAGTACTATCCATCTTAAGTTAGTCTACGCCTCCCCCACCCAAGCCATGATTCAGGTGACTGACGAAGGGCCTGGGGTGAACGCTGAACTGCGACAACGTATCTTTGATAAGTATGAGATCGGTACGTTGATGCAGGGCGTTAGTCAGATTGGGCTAGGACTAGCCTTCTGCAAACTCGTGGTCGAAGCCCACGGAGGAACCATTACCGTAGAGGACAACCAGCCCAGGGGCGCTATTTTTAGCATCACTATTGAAACAAAGGAGCCCAACGAATGA
- a CDS encoding beta-ketoacyl-ACP synthase III, giving the protein MPGVALVGSGSARLPETLTNDALSQVVDTTDEWISTRTGIRERHLATSEDSLASLAAQAGRAALGMAQVSPESVDMILLATSTPDDLFGSACQVQAELGATRAVAFDLTAACSGFVFALVTAAQYIRTGAFQTVLVVGADVLSRWTDWSDRTTCVLFGDGAGAVVLKASEQDNLLGFELCSDGSMNSALRLPYQAQSQPLTDGTTVQQGTFTPITMNGREVYKFAVSRVPEVIEKALFRANLTTADIDWLVMHQANQRILDAVAQRLKVPSERVISNMAHHGNTSAASVPLALDEAVRAGKIKPGDTIATAGFGAGLTWGSAIVKWG; this is encoded by the coding sequence ATGCCCGGTGTCGCTCTGGTCGGCAGTGGTTCAGCCCGCCTACCGGAGACGCTCACCAATGACGCCCTCAGCCAGGTTGTAGACACCACCGACGAGTGGATCAGCACCCGCACGGGCATCCGCGAACGCCATCTCGCCACATCAGAGGATTCCCTGGCGTCCCTCGCTGCCCAAGCCGGACGCGCCGCCCTAGGGATGGCCCAGGTATCCCCAGAATCGGTAGACATGATTCTGCTGGCCACCTCCACCCCGGATGATCTCTTTGGCAGCGCCTGCCAGGTGCAGGCCGAACTGGGCGCAACCCGTGCCGTAGCCTTTGATCTCACAGCCGCCTGTTCCGGCTTTGTGTTTGCCCTGGTGACAGCGGCGCAATATATCCGTACCGGAGCCTTCCAGACGGTGCTGGTGGTTGGGGCCGATGTACTCTCTCGCTGGACAGACTGGAGCGACCGCACCACCTGCGTCCTCTTTGGCGATGGGGCTGGGGCCGTGGTTTTGAAAGCCAGCGAACAAGACAACCTGCTGGGCTTTGAGCTTTGCAGCGATGGCTCCATGAACAGCGCCCTGCGTCTGCCCTACCAGGCCCAATCGCAACCCCTCACCGACGGCACCACCGTGCAGCAGGGCACCTTTACCCCCATCACCATGAACGGGCGCGAGGTCTACAAATTCGCCGTCAGCCGCGTCCCGGAAGTGATCGAAAAAGCTCTGTTCCGGGCCAACCTCACCACCGCTGATATCGACTGGCTGGTGATGCACCAAGCCAACCAACGCATCCTCGATGCCGTGGCCCAACGGCTGAAGGTGCCCAGCGAACGGGTGATTAGCAACATGGCCCACCACGGCAATACCTCCGCTGCCTCGGTGCCCTTAGCCCTGGATGAAGCGGTTCGTGCTGGCAAAATCAAACCGGGCGACACCATCGCCACCGCTGGCTTTGGGGCTGGTCTAACCTGGGGTTCCGCCATTGTGAAGTGGGGTTGA
- the plsX gene encoding phosphate acyltransferase PlsX — protein MGLNRARIAIDAMGGDYAPGEIVAGAIRAKAELDVDVLLVGDLDQIRASVANPEHLQGIELVAAEGTIEMHEEPLSALRRKPQASINVAMDMVKQKRADAVVSAGHSGAAMAAALLRLGRLKGIDRPAIGAVFPTVIANKSVLILDVGANVDCRPKYLEQFAMMGTIYSRYVLGVEHPNVGLINIGEEPSKGDELSLQAHQLLQDNPNIPFAGNAEGRDILSGQFDVVVCDGFVGNVLLKFAEAVGESVLQILREELPQGIRGKIGTAILKPNLRRIKQRVDHAEHGGGLLLGVAGVTVISHGSSQAPSVFNAVRLAKEAVDNQVLDRIQAQYQRVAMPAADGE, from the coding sequence ATGGGGCTCAACCGGGCACGAATTGCCATTGACGCAATGGGGGGCGACTATGCCCCTGGAGAAATCGTAGCAGGGGCCATTAGAGCCAAGGCCGAACTGGATGTGGATGTGCTCCTGGTGGGCGATCTGGATCAAATTCGCGCCTCCGTTGCCAATCCCGAACACCTCCAGGGAATTGAACTGGTGGCCGCCGAAGGCACCATTGAAATGCACGAGGAACCCCTCAGCGCCCTGCGCCGCAAGCCCCAAGCCTCCATCAACGTGGCGATGGACATGGTGAAGCAGAAGCGGGCCGATGCGGTGGTTTCGGCGGGGCACTCTGGGGCGGCGATGGCGGCGGCGTTGCTGCGGTTGGGACGGCTAAAGGGCATTGACCGTCCGGCGATTGGGGCGGTGTTCCCGACGGTGATCGCCAACAAATCCGTGCTGATTCTGGACGTGGGGGCCAACGTAGACTGTCGGCCCAAGTACCTCGAACAGTTCGCCATGATGGGCACCATCTACTCCCGCTACGTGCTGGGCGTAGAGCATCCCAACGTGGGCCTGATCAATATTGGCGAAGAACCCAGCAAGGGCGACGAGCTTTCCCTCCAGGCGCACCAGCTTTTGCAAGATAACCCCAACATTCCCTTTGCGGGCAATGCCGAGGGGCGCGATATTCTCTCTGGCCAGTTTGATGTTGTCGTGTGCGACGGCTTTGTGGGCAACGTGCTGCTGAAGTTTGCCGAGGCCGTGGGCGAGTCGGTGCTGCAAATTCTGCGGGAAGAGCTGCCCCAGGGCATTCGCGGCAAAATCGGCACCGCCATCCTCAAGCCCAACCTGCGCCGGATTAAGCAACGGGTAGACCATGCCGAACACGGCGGCGGCTTGCTGCTGGGCGTGGCCGGGGTCACGGTGATTAGCCACGGCAGTTCCCAGGCTCCCTCAGTGTTCAATGCCGTGCGATTGGCCAAGGAAGCCGTTGATAACCAAGTCTTAGACCGCATTCAGGCCCAATATCAGCGGGTGGCCATGCCCGCCGCAGACGGAGAATAG
- a CDS encoding OsmC family protein, producing the protein MTTKTIVLHHLCGHRFIGHTEAGDRIPVDGDQPAIGPKPTDLLLAALGSCTAYDVIDIMAKKRQPLAHYRIEVVGTQADTHPRRFTHITVTHYGAGPAVTEAALARSAELSHTRYCAVAATLNAEIAIKTVVEPWDPDQVMGSQEDNSGSSNV; encoded by the coding sequence ATGACGACGAAAACCATTGTGCTCCATCACCTTTGTGGCCATCGGTTCATTGGGCATACCGAAGCCGGAGATCGCATTCCCGTCGATGGCGATCAACCCGCCATTGGGCCTAAACCCACCGACCTGCTTCTGGCTGCCCTCGGATCGTGCACTGCCTACGATGTGATTGACATCATGGCCAAAAAGCGCCAACCCCTTGCCCACTACCGGATTGAGGTTGTTGGTACCCAGGCCGATACCCATCCTCGCCGTTTTACCCACATCACCGTTACCCACTATGGCGCTGGCCCAGCCGTGACCGAGGCCGCCTTAGCTCGATCTGCCGAGCTTTCCCACACCCGCTACTGCGCCGTAGCCGCCACCCTCAACGCCGAAATCGCTATCAAAACCGTTGTGGAACCCTGGGATCCCGACCAGGTGATGGGATCCCAGGAAGATAATTCGGGGTCGTCTAATGTCTAA